The following coding sequences lie in one Brachionichthys hirsutus isolate HB-005 chromosome 15, CSIRO-AGI_Bhir_v1, whole genome shotgun sequence genomic window:
- the acadm gene encoding medium-chain specific acyl-CoA dehydrogenase, mitochondrial: protein MLFSKVLGAGVRSGIRLQSSGAASRSSQSTAAGYSFELTDQQKEFQQLARKFAREEIVPSAAALDRSGEYPVSIIKKAWELGLMNTHIPQDYGGMGLSIFDNCLVTEELAYGCTGVQTAIEANSLGQMPVILAGSEEQKRKYLGRMTEEPLMSAYCVTEPGAGSDVAGIKTRAVKTGDEYVVNGQKMWITNGGKANWYFLLARTNLDPKCPAGKAFTGFIVEADTPGIQIGRKEMNMGQRCSDTRGITFEDVRIPKENVLIAEGAGFKIAMGAFDNTRPPVAAGATGLAQRALDEATTYALERKTFGKVIAEHQAISFLLAEMAMKVELARMAYQRSAWEVDQGRRNTFYASIAKAFAGDIANQVASDAVQILGGNGFNSEYPVEKLMRDAKIYQIYEGTAQIQRLIIAREYLQRFKK from the exons ATGCTGTTCAGTAAG GTACTCGGGGCCGGTGTCCGGTCTGGGATCCGCTTGCAGAGCTCCGGCGCTGCATCTCGCAGCAGTCAGTCCACGGCCGCCGGCTACTCGTTCG AGCTGACCGATCAACAAAAGGAGTTCCAACAGCTGGCGAGGAAGTTTGCCAGAGAGGAGATCGTTCCTTCCGCAGCCGCGTTGGACAGGAGTGGAGAA TATCCTGTTTCCATCATCAAGAAGGCGTGGGAGCTTGGTCTGATGAACACTCACATTCCACAAGATTACG GTGGAATGGGCTTGTCAATTTTTGACAACTGCCTCGTCACAGAGGAGTTGGCTTACGGCTGCACGGGGGTTCAGACGGCCATCGAGGCGAACTCTCTCGGG CAAATGCCTGTCATTCTGGCTGGCAgtgaggagcagaagaggaagtATCTGGGAAGGATGACCGAGGAGCCTCTCATGAGT GCGTACTGCGTCACAGAGCCGGGGGCCGGCTCTGACGTGGCTGGCATCAAGACCCGAGCTGTGAAGACGGGTGACGAGTATGTGGTTAACGGGCAGAAGATGTGGATCACCAATGGAGGGAAAGCTAACTG GTACTTCCTTCTGGCACGTACCAACTTGGATCCTAAATGTCCCGCCGGCAAAGCGTTTACTGGCTTCATTGTGGAAGCCGACACTCCAGGGATTCAAATAGGGAGAAAG GAGATGAATATGGGCCAGAGGTGCTCTGACACCAGAGGCATTACCTTTGAAGACGTGAGGATCCCGAAGGAGAACGTGCTGATTGCCGAGGGAGCCGGCTTCAAGATCGCCATGGGTGCCTTCGACAACACGAGGCCGCCC GTGGCAGCAGGAGCGACGGGCTTGGCGCAGAGGGCCCTCGATGAAGCGACCACTTACGCGCTAGAGAGGAAGACCTTCGGCAAAGTTATTGCTGAG CACCAGGCGATATCCTTCCTCCTGGCTGAGATGGCGATGAAGGTGGAGCTGGCCAGGATGGCCTACCAGCGGTCTGCCTGGGAGGTGGACCAGGGTCGCAGAAACACCTTTTACGCCTCCATCGCCAAGGCCTTCGCCGGCGACATCGCCAATCAGGTGGCCTCAGATGCCGTCCAGATATTAGGAGGCAATGGCTTCAACAGTGAATACCCGGTAGAGAAGCTGATGAGGGATGCCAAGATCTACCAG ATCTACGAGGGCACGGCTCAAATCCAGAGACTCATTATCGCCCGAGAATACCTGCAACGATTCAAGAAATGA
- the LOC137904477 gene encoding small ribosomal subunit protein eS8, protein MGISRDNWHKRRKTGGKRKPYHKKRKYELGRPPANTKIGPRRIHTVRVRGGNKKYRALRLDVGNFSWGSECCTRKTRIIDVVYNASNNELVRTKTLVKNCIVLVDSLPYRQWYEAHYATPLGRKKGAKLTPEEEEVLNKKRSKRTQKKYDDRKKLAKISSLLEDQFQQGKLLACIASKPGQCGRADGYVLEGKELEFYMRKIKAKKGK, encoded by the exons ATGG GCATCTCAAGGGACAACTGGCACAAACGCCGCAAGACCGGTGGTAAACGCAAGCCTTACCACAAGAAAAGAAAGTATGAGCTCGGCCGTCCTCCCGCAAACACAAAG ATCGGGCCTCGCCGTATTCACACGGTTAGGGTCCGCGGCGGCAACAAGAAGTACCGTGCGCTGAGGTTGGATGTCGGTAACTTCTCGTGGGGTTCTGAGT GCTGCACGCGGAAGACCAGGATCATCGATGTGGTCTACAACGCCTCCAACAACGAGCTGGTCCGAACCAAGACTCTGGTGAAGAACTGCATCGTCCTCGTCGACAGCCTTCCGTACAGGCAGTGGTATGAGGCTCACTACGCCACTCCTCTGGGGCGCAAGAAGGGGGCCAAGCTG accccggaggaggaggaggttctgaaCAAGAAGAGGTCAAAGAGGACCCAGAAGAAGTATGATGATCGTAAAAAGTTGGCCAAGATCAGCTCTCTGTTGGAGGACCAGTTCCAGCAGGGAAAGCTGCTTG CTTGCATTGCATCCAAACCTGGCCAGTGTGGCAGGGCAGACGGCTACGTCCTGGAGGGAAAGGAGCTTGAGTTCTACATGAGGAAGATCAAGGCCAAGAAAGGCAAATAG